TATCACAGGAGGAATTGGCAGAAAAGGTATATGTAACAAGACAGACAATTTCTAATTGGGAAAACGAAAAGAGTTATCCTGATATTCATAGCTTGTTACTTCTTAGTTCATTGTTTAATGTATCTCTCGATCAATTAATTAAAGGAGATATAGAGAAAATGAAAGAAATTATTAGCGAGCAAGAAATTAAAAAGTTTAATTATTATGGTTCCATCTATACAGTTCATTTGGCCGTGTTGATTATATCGGCAGTACCTTTGTTTATGTGGCTCGGAAGGTATGCGTATATTCCGTTTGGGATTTTATTTATTATTACAATGTACTGGGCGTTAAAGGTTGAAAAACTAAAAAAGAAAAATGATATACAAACCTATAAGGAAATTGTTGCATTTACGGAGGGAAAAAATTGGATGAACTTCATAAGGCAGTTGAAGTGGGAAAACGTCCTTATCAAAATATATTAAAGGTTATTATTAGTGCGGGTGTTACAGCGATGATTTGCTTCTTAATTGGAGTACTGATGCACGTATTCTTGAATTAATTAAATTTAAGTATATTTTGATTTGTAGAATTATAAAATAGAGCATTTTTTTCGCAGATTTTAACCGGTAGTTAAGAAATCGAAGCCATAATTAAACGAAGGCTCAATTGTAAACACATATTAGAAATACTATAATGAGAATATAAACAGGAGGTAGGAACAATGCAAATTGGTGAGAAGATAAAAAACTATCGGAAAACTGCGGGATTAACACAAGAACAGGTGGCGGATTATTTGGACGTTTCTACTCCTGCGGTAAATAAATGGGAAAAAGGAAACACATATCCAGATATATCATTACTTCCGGCAATTGCTCGATTATTAAAAATTGATATGAATGAACTATTTTCATTTCGTGAAGAATTGACAGAAAAAGAGATTGGACAATTTGTGAATGAGCTTTCGGAAGTTTCATTGGATAGCTTTATAAAAGCTTTTGAGATGGGAAAAAATAAAATAAAGGAATATCCTCATTGTGATTCGTTGATTTATTCAATTGCTACTGTTTTAAATGCGGCGTTAACTTTATCCGATGTCGATGATGAGAAAAAGTTGGAATGCAATAATGTGATTGTTGAATGGCTGGAACGAACTGCTGAAAGTCCGAATGAAAAGGTAAGTATTTCCAGTATTTTTATGCTTGCAGCGAAATATATACAAATGGAAAAATATAAAGAAGCAAATATCTTTTTGGATAAAATTCCAGATACTGTGATAGATGCCACAATTATGAAAACGAATGTACTAGCACACCAGGAAGGGACAGATATTGCAGCGTTCTTTTTAGAGGGAAAACTGATGCAGACAGTTACGAATATACAAAACTATCTGTATAAGTTGATAGAAATGGAAGAAGAAACCGGAAATCATTGTAAAGCAGAGGAGATTGCCGAAATCACAGAACATATGGTATCGTTATTTGGTCTGTGGGATTACGGTAAAGTAGTACCATATCTATTGATTGCCGTGTATCGAAAGGATGTAGAAAAATGTATTCAGTTGATAAAAGAAGTGCTGATGGAGTCAAAGAAGCCATGGAAGATGGTGGAATCACCTTTATATTACAGATATGTGGATACAGTACAGGGAAAGTCTTTTTCAGGCGTTGGAAATAATTTTGTTCATGCATTAGCTACAGAAATTGAAAATAAAGAAGAGTATGAATTTTTGAAAGGGAATAAAGAACTGGAGGCGATTTTTTCTCAATATTTGAAATAGATTGCGATAAAAATATATAGAAATGATAAAATAAAAGCTGTAAAAATCTACGTTGAATTTTACAGCTTTTTGTGTATAATAGAAGTAGCAGAAACAATTTAAAATCAAAGGAAGGAGCTGAAAGAATATGGCAAATATTTTACCAGTATCTGATTTGAGAAATTATAATGAAGTCCTGAAAAACTGTCATAAAGGAGAACCGGTATATCTGACTAAGAATGGCAGAGGACGTTTCGTTGTCATGGATATTGAAGATTATGAGCGTGACCGAGCAGAGAAAAAGCTTCTGATGAAGCTGCAGGAAGCTGAAGAAGTAGTGAAAGACGGAGAAGGCTGGCTGAATCTGGATGAACTGAAAGCACTTGTGGGGGAATAAGATGTTAAAATTGCGGATCAATCCGATTGTTGCAAAGGATTTGAAAAACATCCGAGATTATATTGCTGAAGATAACGAAGAATATGCAGCAAAGACCATAAAGGAAATTTACGGTAAATTTGAAAACCTTCAGATGTTTCCTGAAATGGGGTCGGATCTCTCCAAACGGGTCAGCTTTTGGACAGATTATAAATATGCGATATGGGAAGATTATGTTATTATCTACAAGGTCGGTAACGAATATGTAGAGATTTATCGTGTAGTTAACCGATATCAGGATATCACGAGAATCTTTGATTGATAACAGAGATGTGATAACAAATTGATAACACCGTTCAGTACAGCCTGTGGACTTTGGACAGTGGAACACATATAAAACCAGATAGAACCATAATGAGAGTATGAAACTTTTTCTGTAAAATAATGTTTATAAGGTCCTTCTATGATAAAATAAATATCATTAGGAGGGCCTTTTATTATGGCAAGATAAAAGAAACCTGTACATCGTATACAAATGACAGAAGGAAAACGAAACATCATCCATACTTATAAGACATGGATCGCCTAAGAGCGGCTACTGGGAGATTATAGAAAATTAGCGGGATGATAGAAAATGAAGGTTAAATTAGAAGATGATGGCGAAGATAATTCAGAACTTATTGAAGAAATAGAAGATTCATTTATAGAAGAGTATATTCCATTACCAGGACAGTATGAAATCAATGAGTCCAGGATTATTGA
The sequence above is drawn from the Coprococcus comes ATCC 27758 genome and encodes:
- a CDS encoding helix-turn-helix transcriptional regulator codes for the protein MELSIQIKKYRTELHLSQEELAEKVYVTRQTISNWENEKSYPDIHSLLLLSSLFNVSLDQLIKGDIEKMKEIISEQEIKKFNYYGSIYTVHLAVLIISAVPLFMWLGRYAYIPFGILFIITMYWALKVEKLKKKNDIQTYKEIVAFTEGKNWMNFIRQLKWENVLIKIY
- a CDS encoding helix-turn-helix domain-containing protein, translating into MQIGEKIKNYRKTAGLTQEQVADYLDVSTPAVNKWEKGNTYPDISLLPAIARLLKIDMNELFSFREELTEKEIGQFVNELSEVSLDSFIKAFEMGKNKIKEYPHCDSLIYSIATVLNAALTLSDVDDEKKLECNNVIVEWLERTAESPNEKVSISSIFMLAAKYIQMEKYKEANIFLDKIPDTVIDATIMKTNVLAHQEGTDIAAFFLEGKLMQTVTNIQNYLYKLIEMEEETGNHCKAEEIAEITEHMVSLFGLWDYGKVVPYLLIAVYRKDVEKCIQLIKEVLMESKKPWKMVESPLYYRYVDTVQGKSFSGVGNNFVHALATEIENKEEYEFLKGNKELEAIFSQYLK
- a CDS encoding type II toxin-antitoxin system prevent-host-death family antitoxin → MANILPVSDLRNYNEVLKNCHKGEPVYLTKNGRGRFVVMDIEDYERDRAEKKLLMKLQEAEEVVKDGEGWLNLDELKALVGE
- a CDS encoding type II toxin-antitoxin system RelE/ParE family toxin, with protein sequence MLKLRINPIVAKDLKNIRDYIAEDNEEYAAKTIKEIYGKFENLQMFPEMGSDLSKRVSFWTDYKYAIWEDYVIIYKVGNEYVEIYRVVNRYQDITRIFD